Proteins encoded together in one Streptomyces sp. NBC_01216 window:
- a CDS encoding DUF6349 family protein, with protein MTDTVAEPTGARARQTHYWRVRNARTRHRPEKAGRAWHIQPGHPGGAYCDLGHELDPPAHHTPTLLSRSRPTGRRRDEQEFRGGCLACEWEGPVHCGDGFGDGDNEAVEDAHDHAFPGWRTLPPITTVEDRWAALQSRSRWAQLTSQYPAGWVDQGAPVVAWRRYRRKAHLPPHAGRPRYELLVARPPTGRGRRPTDQGALF; from the coding sequence GTGACCGACACCGTCGCCGAGCCGACCGGAGCACGGGCACGGCAGACGCACTACTGGCGAGTGCGCAACGCGCGGACACGCCACCGCCCCGAGAAAGCCGGGCGGGCGTGGCACATCCAGCCCGGACACCCCGGCGGCGCCTACTGCGACCTCGGCCACGAACTGGACCCGCCCGCACACCACACCCCGACCCTGCTCTCCCGCAGCCGGCCGACCGGCCGCCGGAGGGACGAGCAGGAGTTCCGCGGCGGCTGTCTCGCGTGTGAATGGGAAGGCCCCGTTCACTGCGGCGACGGGTTCGGGGACGGCGACAACGAAGCGGTGGAGGACGCGCACGACCATGCGTTCCCCGGCTGGAGGACGCTGCCGCCGATCACCACGGTCGAGGATCGATGGGCCGCTCTGCAGAGCCGGAGCCGCTGGGCTCAGCTCACCTCCCAGTACCCGGCGGGATGGGTGGATCAGGGCGCCCCCGTCGTGGCCTGGCGTCGGTACCGCCGCAAAGCCCACCTGCCGCCGCACGCCGGACGCCCCCGCTACGAACTCCTCGTCGCCCGGCCACCCACCGGCCGGGGCCGACGCCCCACAGATCAGGGCGCCCTCTTCTGA
- a CDS encoding DUF6181 family protein yields MDETTQDRSTTRTPSRRGAATPSRDGVHRLSVPLHPRLSATELIRVLLAAPGETDLSTLDPVQVRSLIADVLTQHGYGVLDRSPYYPELDRHQDARRAVRRAYGPRFLDAPDEQAVLADPLREVLAAGSRPS; encoded by the coding sequence ATGGACGAGACGACACAAGACCGCAGCACCACCAGGACGCCGAGCCGCCGAGGAGCCGCCACCCCCAGCCGGGACGGCGTCCACCGACTCAGCGTTCCCCTCCACCCGCGGCTCAGCGCGACCGAGCTGATCCGCGTACTCCTCGCGGCCCCCGGGGAAACCGACCTCTCCACCCTCGACCCCGTACAGGTCCGGTCGCTCATCGCCGACGTGCTCACCCAGCACGGCTACGGCGTGCTCGACCGATCGCCGTACTACCCGGAGCTCGACCGCCACCAGGACGCCCGCCGGGCCGTGCGCCGCGCGTACGGGCCCCGGTTCCTCGACGCCCCCGACGAACAGGCCGTGCTCGCGGACCCGCTCCGCGAAGTGCTCGCCGCCGGAAGCAGGCCGTCGTGA
- a CDS encoding DUF3560 domain-containing protein, whose translation MTIEITHTRREGTLIEGTSRGDGSAEILRLREYGRTQRQPFRWSRNLDCWYLPHSRDHATYTPSLELLAQRLRDKGFEVTLTVDNADRRSFSEAEEEREEKADGRADRFGEYAANAAQSSEAAWKKSHDISERFAFGQPILIGHHSEGRARRDHARMDDAMRKSISESDRAAHWTGRAQAAANYQHFKKDPGRTLRRLDKLRADLRAVEKWQRGESAKGFSRNPADPELQIEHQELTEEIAHWEKVIEDAEAEGFKVWSRADFKRGDFVLYRGTWYEVLRVNPKSVTIPHIHNSIGKRIVRATGNQHDDWTWTAPYDGVSGRKSADEMQQPPQTPATEPQVPAEQSPAVEEPVPAGEPTTAAASAAGASWLDGMALVLIASKNSPRRRKRALWAMTRREAQAVCGDPRTSGRSYMLTWTDRPGTEGADWEWVADNSSHAPMLAELGITPRREWTATPQATDAEAA comes from the coding sequence GTGACTATCGAGATCACCCACACCCGCCGCGAAGGAACTCTGATCGAGGGGACCAGCCGGGGCGACGGATCGGCCGAGATCCTGCGACTCCGTGAGTACGGTCGCACCCAGCGCCAGCCCTTCCGCTGGAGCAGGAACCTTGACTGCTGGTACCTCCCCCACAGCCGCGACCACGCCACCTACACCCCTTCGCTCGAACTCCTCGCGCAGCGACTCCGAGACAAGGGGTTCGAGGTCACGCTGACCGTCGACAACGCCGACCGCCGGAGCTTCAGCGAGGCCGAGGAGGAGCGGGAGGAGAAGGCCGACGGCCGCGCCGATCGGTTCGGGGAGTACGCCGCCAACGCCGCCCAGTCCTCCGAGGCCGCGTGGAAGAAGAGCCACGACATATCCGAGCGCTTCGCCTTCGGTCAGCCGATCCTCATCGGTCACCACTCCGAGGGCCGCGCCCGCCGCGATCACGCGCGGATGGACGACGCGATGCGCAAGAGCATCAGCGAGAGCGACCGCGCCGCCCACTGGACCGGCCGGGCGCAGGCCGCCGCGAACTACCAGCATTTCAAGAAGGACCCCGGCCGCACGCTCCGCCGACTCGACAAGCTGCGGGCCGACCTCCGCGCGGTCGAGAAGTGGCAGCGCGGGGAGTCCGCCAAGGGGTTCTCCCGGAACCCGGCAGACCCGGAGCTGCAAATCGAGCACCAGGAGCTGACCGAGGAAATCGCCCACTGGGAGAAGGTCATCGAGGACGCCGAAGCCGAAGGCTTCAAGGTCTGGTCGCGGGCCGACTTCAAGCGCGGGGACTTCGTTCTCTACCGAGGTACCTGGTACGAGGTCCTGCGGGTCAACCCGAAGTCCGTGACCATCCCGCACATCCACAACAGCATCGGAAAGCGCATCGTCCGCGCCACCGGCAACCAGCACGACGACTGGACATGGACCGCCCCCTACGACGGCGTATCCGGACGTAAGAGCGCCGACGAGATGCAGCAGCCGCCCCAGACCCCGGCCACCGAACCGCAGGTACCAGCCGAGCAGTCCCCGGCGGTCGAGGAACCGGTACCGGCCGGGGAGCCGACCACCGCAGCGGCCTCCGCCGCAGGTGCGAGCTGGCTGGACGGCATGGCGCTGGTGCTGATCGCCTCGAAGAACTCCCCGCGCCGTCGCAAGCGCGCCTTGTGGGCGATGACCCGCCGCGAAGCGCAGGCAGTGTGCGGCGACCCCCGCACCTCCGGCCGCTCCTACATGCTCACCTGGACCGACCGGCCGGGCACCGAGGGCGCTGACTGGGAATGGGTGGCGGACAACAGCAGCCACGCCCCGATGCTCGCCGAGCTGGGCATCACCCCGCGCCGTGAGTGGACCGCCACCCCGCAGGCCACGGACGCCGAGGCCGCGTAA
- a CDS encoding DUF6197 family protein has product MPTRHTPESIVIADTPATILEWAARHIEHVGIHQGPRLFDGPGRTATLPCWPRGALQVAAGHGRGAAGRTYDWDRIDRARDQAFALLAETLTGHPVSAEDPAATKVLHREAIDRWSAEPGRTAADAAHAFRTAAARAEHALF; this is encoded by the coding sequence GTGCCGACCCGCCACACCCCCGAAAGCATCGTCATCGCGGACACCCCCGCCACGATCCTGGAATGGGCCGCCCGCCACATCGAACACGTCGGCATCCACCAGGGCCCGCGCCTCTTCGACGGTCCCGGCCGCACCGCCACGTTGCCGTGCTGGCCGCGAGGCGCCCTCCAAGTCGCCGCCGGCCACGGGCGGGGAGCCGCCGGCCGGACGTACGACTGGGACCGCATCGACCGCGCCCGCGACCAGGCGTTCGCCCTCCTCGCGGAAACCCTCACCGGTCACCCCGTCAGCGCCGAGGACCCCGCCGCCACCAAGGTCCTGCACCGCGAGGCCATCGACCGGTGGAGCGCCGAGCCCGGCCGTACCGCCGCCGACGCCGCCCACGCATTCCGCACCGCCGCCGCCCGCGCCGAACACGCCCTGTTCTGA
- a CDS encoding DUF6409 family protein, translating into MLTTAPKPTVQDFPTATLVIGGPWFRGHQLDTRPAVVVGPFGGPEFADEATMAVVWFFTLGAPQPGDSVQAMFPHELTPLDDTLTTMHGDTFRDIASNLRRGRFAYDDGNALRAAVRQAWRERTGLAAADPAARHTLHRS; encoded by the coding sequence ATGCTCACCACCGCACCGAAGCCGACCGTCCAGGACTTCCCCACCGCGACGCTCGTGATCGGTGGCCCCTGGTTCCGGGGCCACCAGCTCGACACCCGCCCCGCTGTCGTCGTCGGACCTTTCGGCGGGCCGGAGTTCGCCGACGAGGCCACCATGGCGGTCGTCTGGTTCTTCACTCTCGGTGCCCCGCAGCCGGGCGACAGCGTCCAGGCGATGTTCCCGCATGAGCTGACCCCGCTGGACGACACGTTGACCACGATGCACGGCGACACCTTCCGCGACATCGCCAGCAACCTGCGCCGGGGACGGTTCGCCTACGACGACGGGAACGCGCTCCGCGCCGCCGTCCGCCAGGCATGGCGCGAGCGGACCGGGCTGGCCGCCGCCGACCCGGCCGCCCGGCACACGCTCCACCGCAGCTGA
- a CDS encoding DUF6211 family protein, translated as MLCDRHPDCPQPGDIAQLTRGNSIGADASDSFVIVEDFPPTGRHLVLNLPVDHPGRADWAAAVPLADIATLTRLEPAGSRTWTPAPDPDDIE; from the coding sequence ATGCTATGTGACCGACACCCCGACTGTCCCCAGCCCGGCGACATCGCCCAGCTCACCAGGGGTAACAGCATCGGCGCCGACGCCAGCGACTCCTTCGTCATCGTCGAGGACTTCCCCCCGACCGGCCGGCACCTCGTGCTCAACCTCCCTGTCGACCACCCCGGCCGCGCCGACTGGGCCGCCGCCGTCCCCCTGGCCGACATAGCCACCCTCACCCGGCTCGAACCGGCGGGCAGCCGTACGTGGACGCCGGCCCCGGACCCGGACGACATCGAGTGA